Proteins co-encoded in one Conger conger chromosome 4, fConCon1.1, whole genome shotgun sequence genomic window:
- the LOC133127701 gene encoding uncharacterized protein LOC133127701 yields MLQSECDKSLEPMYEGLANRYSTAGVEKAKFQWVDRDCCAAFRVPDLQPFEDLQWASWQTTDAIAAEATSGNLHNTCASRSKFNQDIVVKLDLFHCMRRFTRECVSEHHPLHSTFCKFLSAAFTVVDQGDLQKLKEAYTFCGIVPAEPTKQHIREHCRVKVPRARELLQRVEDVLRHFHLAKDPDGTRLYKPSMLKVWRIQRVHILRGCLSDPEVEDGVLYRYGGTLQLNHVQGEGAAVPVWIPVRGTSQQEGFHLHQACWVTGNLVSNELFQAQGLTGEVEFPAAGGLEAAWSGAASSV; encoded by the exons ATGCTGCAGTCAGAGTGTGATAAGTCACTGGAGCCCATGTATGAGGGTCTCGCCAACCGCTACAGCACTGCAGGGGTAGAGAAGGCAAAGTTCCAGTGGGTGGACAG agactgttgtgctgcCTTTCGAGTTCCGGACCTGCAGCCCTTCGAGGACCTTCAGTGGGCTTCCTGGCAGACAACTGATGCCATTGCGGCAGAGGCCACCTCTGGGAACCTGCATAATACATGCGCGTCACGGAGCAAGTTCAACCAAGACATTGTGGTCAAGCTGGACTTGTTTCACTGCATGCGCAGGTTCACCAGGGAGTGTGTTTCTGAGCACCATCCACTACACAGCACATTCTGCAAGTTCCTGTCTGCAGCATTTACAGTTGTGGACCAGGGAGACCTGCAGAAGCTGAAAGAGGCCTACACCTTCTGTGGGATTGTGCCTGCTGAACCCACCAAGCAGCACATCAGGGAGCACTGCAGGGTGAAGGTGCCGCGTGCGAGAGAGCTGCTGCAGAGAGTGGAGGACGTCCTTCGCCATTTCCATCTGGCCAAGGACCCTGATGGCACCCGGCTGTACAAGCCCTCCATGCTCAAGGTTTGGAGGATCCAGCGAGTCCACATTTTGAGGGGGTGCCTCAGTGACCCAGAAGTGGAGGATGGGGTCCTGTACAGGTACGGGGGCACTCTGCAGCTCAACCATGTGCAGGGGGAAGGAGCCGCTGTGCCAGTGTGGATCCCTGTCAGGGGCACTTCCCAGCAGGAGGGCTTCCACCTTCACCAGGCCTGCTGGGTGACTGGTAATCTGGTCTCCAACGAGCTGTTCCAGGCTCAGGGCTTGACTGGCGAGGTGGAATTTCCAGCGGCTGGTGGACTTGAAGCAGCCTGGAGTGGTGCTGCCAGCAGTGTTTGA